The nucleotide sequence tgatggcttttctccatttctgtaaagaactggctggaaaagagaccaacaatcagtattctcttctttcttcaggTTTTAAACCATAATGCTACTTTGGTTTACTATGTTCTTCATCTCATACCTTCTGGAAAGGCCTGTCTGTCAATAGGACAGGCCCCACAGATTTAATTTGCAGATTATCAATATCACTGGGACTATTGTGTTTAATACAGTCCTATTTCTGGTGTATATGGGCATCTCATATATGTTGGGAGGAAGAGAATCATTATTACTCCCATTTGACAGATTGGGAAACACCTGTTGAAAAGCAAATGCAGACCTACATTCTCAACAGACACTTGAGTGCCTCAAGCAGCTTTTGGACACTAGCTCAATGTGAACGGGAGATATCAAACTTGCTTCTCCCAGGAACCAGCCCACATACTGGACTATCCTTTCACAACACTTATAATGGCTTTACACTGAAGTCCTagaacaaggaaataaaattaacagtttGCATCTCAGGGCTACCAGACCTCATTCCGTTTAAATTAAACGTACATAGTAACTAGACACATTTACAGCCTTATTTAGGTTTATCAGCTATGCATCTATCAGTAGACAAATGCCTCTTGAAGTTGTTTGCCTTGGTCAACACATTCTGACAACATAGCAAAAATGccacacattaaaaaatggGATGAAAAAGAGATGTCTCCCTCCCCCAACACCATCAGCTTTAATTGTCAACAGAAGAGGATACTTCCCTGCAGATCACCATCACTAAGCtaaagtgaataaaataatttcttgataTAAACTCTCAACACAAACAAGTCATAAGTGGCTTGAGCTCAACCCCACTAAGCATGTATTGCCTATCACCATTTCTTCCAGAAAGGATGTCTCATGCAAAACCTTAAGTCTTAGAGGTGTATGTCACATGGATAAATACAAGTCAACAGCTGATACAGTTTAAGGCAGTCAGATTGCCTAATCTGAAATCTCTTCACTGTTTCTGCTCTGTGAAACAAGAATTACAACCATGCACACTTGAAAAGGCATCTGTTTGTTGTTTGGCATACAGCAGTCAGTCTGCAGTTTTTATAATGAATGGTCTCCTGGGTGATAGATGCAGCTGATATTCAAGCCAAAAAATCATATTGCATTTTCTAGTCGCAATATGAGACTCATCTTCCATTATAATTGATGGCCATTCCTACCGAGCAGTTTTGAACCTCCTCAGTTTTCCTCtatccccttttttcctttatttccgTGAACTCCTATGGAAACGATGGGggtggcttttttatttttaaatgattatgGTTGGCGAATAAGCTGTGTAGGATTCATAAAGGGACATGTTTATTCATAAAGGGACATGTTTCTGTGTAGACTACTTCTATTTATGGTCTGTCTTCCtccaggaaaaaaggaagagaaacaacagTAAGCAGTGTAGGAAGGTGTCCTAGTTTCTAATAAGGGAGCCTTAGTGCAACATGTCTCTTGGGTAGCTATATTAAAGGGTTAGCTGAAGACATAGTTACACTAAAAAAAACAGGAGCTAGACATCCTGCACACTAGTGAAAAGCTGTACAGTCCCACTACAGAAAGGAGAACCTTTACTATCCCTATCAAAGACCAGGTTCTCATCCTTTAGTTATACTCTAGATTTCTTTGCCAGCTTCCCTTCTCGGCTTCAGAAACCAAGCTCTATATGATAAGCAGTTTCAAGCACAATCCAGTGAGGTGATTTCAAGGGAGGTTACTCTGACAACCAGACAGGCTGTTATTTCCCAAAGGGCCTGGGGGCAGCACGTAGTAATTCAGTTACTAAAACAACCTCAATTTGTTTAATACTTAATCCTAGAAGTGTTCAAACCCTAAGAAATACAAGTGCTGTTGTGAGTACTGTATTTGTTTACAGATAATTCAGGTATTTTAAGTGCTTCTCATCCCTCTTCCCAGAGGCTTCACCAGAAATGAAAGatagagatgaggaaaaaaaatggtatcaAGCACACATCCTGCACACCATCTTAGATCTCACTGGAGGATAAGATGGTGGGATAATAGGATAAGCCCATCAGTGAAGGAACAGTATGCTCAGGCACTGGAGTCAATTAACAGAATCAAAATGGGCAAAACAATCAGTTTTGCAGAGCAATTCCCTTTTAAGTGTTTACTCACTCCAGTATCACCTTGTGGGAGTTGCATTAGAGGATCACAAAAGAGATTGCACCCATGTGGACAGCAGCTCTTTCAGAGCAATAAGGACCAACATAATTGTAAAACTTGTAGcaatctcaaaatatttttagtatatGTGCGTGCCCCTCAGTGGCATTTGGGTAAGCTAATGACTACAAGCTCACACATGGGGTAACTGCTATTCTTAGCAGGGGATTTTACTCTTGTAAGACTAATTCTCAGACCTTACAACAACTGATGACTGTTCTGTAGGCTCACTTCTCCATTTGAAATACCTTCAGGTTTCTTGAGCCTTTTGAGCATGTGGCAACACAAatcccacctccctccccataAGGAAGCCACACTTACCTTAAAGATGCACAACAGGGTCCTGCTGCACTGCTCAACTGCCAGACTAAAGGTCCATTTCTTGTCGCAGTTACTGAGAGCATCAAACAGCAGTAGCAGTGTAAATGCATCACTGGGGTGTGGGAGACAGTGATTCTCAGGGTACCCCTGTGACTACTCCAAGATTTATATTTTGGGGTGCTCTTTGAGTCATGTTACCTAGAAATCTGCCCATCGCCTCCTCTCATCTCCCAAAGGGAACTGACTGCCCTGAAGGGTCATGCCCTCTTAGAGTTAGGAGCTGTTTTTGGGGAAACACCTTTGAGAAAGATTGAAGAAATCTATGcctcagaagaaaattcaggTTCTTAGCCAACATCTCAGATACTATTGTACTGCTAATTCAGACTCATGGCTCTGTGCATGAATTCTCATCTAGAGAAGAAGGCTGGGGGAGCTAGGACAGCTAAGGAACAGGCAAGATCACAGGCAGCCCACCCCTATCCACACACTACGTGCCCTGGGACCAGTTCAAGTAAGAAGCACTGCTGAATGGCAGAGGGGAAGCCCACAGCTATCCTGTCAGATCAGTTTTGACAGTTTGCAATGTGGAATTCAATACCTTCAGGCTGACCTCACTACCACGTATGTCCATAAATAGAAGTTGCAGGATTCTCAAGTGCAGCGCCTTGTTTCTGTTAGTTAAGGCAGCTTTCTCTCCAACAATAGATTAGCTGTTAGACATGAGAGAGCCTCAGATTGAACCCACAGTGTGTATGGATTAGCTACTCTCTTAAGCTGAGCAAGTGCAGTGTATTTATACTGCAGAATTAATGGCCTGAGAAAGCATGTTTTATTGACTTGAACCTTCACTGAGGTTAAAGCTTAAACcaagaagagaaaacacagaaaactacAAGAGTTTCTAGAGAGAAATAAGGCAGAGGACACAGTTTAGAACACAAAAAGCCTTTATGTTTGAGAAGTTAACCATTTCAACAGAAGACTCTGAAGTATTTTTGCAACTACTGTTACATTGGACAGTCAAGGATACAAAACTGCTGACAGAAGCAACAGTGGAGAGCACCAAATTAAAGAAACGCATGCTTCAGCACAACTGCACAGATTTCTCCTCTCAATGAACACTTGCCTGCTCAGACTATACTTTACTCCTACCCATTACCACTTTACGCTTcatcctcttctccctcctcttcaaATTCACCCTGCTCGTCAGCAGTGGCATCCTGGTATTGCTGGTACTCTGAGACCAGGTCGTTCATGTTGCTCTCGGCCTCGGTGAACTCCATTTCATCCATGCCCTCGCCGGTGTACCAGTGCAAGAAAGCCTTGCGGCGGAACATGGCCGTGAACTGCTCTGAGATCCTCTTGAAGAGCTCCTGGATGGCCGTGCTGTTGCCTATGAAGGTGGCGGACATCTTGAGGCCGCGCGGCGGGATGTCGCAGACGGCCGTCTTGACATTGTTGGGGATCCACTCCACAAAGTAGCTGCTGTTCTTGTTCTGCACGTTGAGCATTTGCTCGTCCACCTCCTTCATGGACATGCGGCCGCGGAAGATGGCCGCCACCGTCAGGTAGCGGCCGTGGCGAGGGTCGCAGGCGGCCATCATGTTCTTGGAGTCAAACATCTGCTGCGTGAGCTCGGGCACCGTCAGGGCGCGGTACTGCTGGCTGCCACGGCTCGTCAGGGGGGCGAAGCCCGGCATGAAGAAGTGCAGCCGGGGGAAAGGCACCATGTTGACCGCCAGCTTGCGCAGGTCGGCGTTCAGCTGGCCGGGGAAGCGGAGGCAGGTGGTCACGCCGCTCATGGTGGCCGACACCAGGTGGTTGAGGTCCCCGTACGTGGGAGTGGTGAGCTTCAGGGTGCGGAAGCAGATGTCGTACAGGGCCTCGTTGTCGATGCAGTAGGTCTCGTCCGTGTTCTCCACCAGCTGGTGCACAGAAAGGGTGGCATTGTAGGGCTCCACCACCGTGTCCGACACCTTGGGGGAGGGCATGACGCTGAAGGTGTTCATGATGCGGTCGGGGTACTCCTCGCGGATCTTGCTGATGAGCAGGGTGCCCATGCCCGAGCCGGTGCCGCCGCCCAGCGAGTGGGTCAGCTGGAAGCCCTGCAGGCAGTCGCAGCTCTCCGACTCCTTCCTCACCACGTCCAGCACAGAGTCCACCAGCTCAGCGCCCTCAGTGTAGTGCCCCTTGGCCCAGTTGTTGCCAGCCCCACTCTGTCCTGCAGGTGCCAGAAGCAAGGTGCTGCGTTAGTGCCTTCTTGAGGAAGTGAGATCTGTCTTCTCCTGCCCCAGGGGGATCAGCCCTTGCTCCCATCCCAACCCTGCTGCAGGGATCCAGCCCCACCCTGGTCACTTGCACTGAGCTTTTGTGAGCTGACTGCTCATGGTCTGATAGTGCTTCTCCATGCACTTACTCACCGAAGACAAAGTTGTCTGGTCGGAAGATCTGCCCGAAGGGGCCGGAGCGCACCGAGTCCATCGTGCCGGGCTCCAGGTCCACCAGGATGGCACGGGGGACGTACTTGTTACCTGCGGGAGGGAACGGTGCCAGTGTTACAGCCCCGTGGGCAGCAGCCAGCGCCATGAGGGCACCGCtgggctccccccagcccccctgcaggATTCACCACCCTTATGGAAAGGGCATTAGGaaggagggagacagggagcgGCATACAAAGCAGCTACGAGGGCTGTGCCAGGCAGCCACCAGCGGTGCATAGGGACAGGGCACAGCTCCCAGAGCAGGACAAGCACCCGGGGCACCTCACCCCCCTTCCCACGGGCACCGAAGCAGGAGCCCAGCCCCCGGGGGCCAGTTACCGGTGGCTTCATTGTAGTAGACGTTGatcctctccagctgcaggtcGCTGTCCCCGTGGTAGCTGCCGGTGGGGTCGATGCCGTGCTCGTCGCTGATCACCTCCCAGAACtgcggggaccgggggggacACACAAAGGGGGCGTcaccgcggccccgcccccccgctcccccacACCCCCGACCACCGCCCCGCCACGCGGCGCCGGGGGATtcgccgcagccccccgcagccccccggggccgtgccgagccgagccgagccgagccc is from Anser cygnoides isolate HZ-2024a breed goose chromosome 2, Taihu_goose_T2T_genome, whole genome shotgun sequence and encodes:
- the LOC106043857 gene encoding tubulin beta-2 chain, whose translation is MREIVHIQAGQCGNQIGAKFWEVISDEHGIDPTGSYHGDSDLQLERINVYYNEATGNKYVPRAILVDLEPGTMDSVRSGPFGQIFRPDNFVFGQSGAGNNWAKGHYTEGAELVDSVLDVVRKESESCDCLQGFQLTHSLGGGTGSGMGTLLISKIREEYPDRIMNTFSVMPSPKVSDTVVEPYNATLSVHQLVENTDETYCIDNEALYDICFRTLKLTTPTYGDLNHLVSATMSGVTTCLRFPGQLNADLRKLAVNMVPFPRLHFFMPGFAPLTSRGSQQYRALTVPELTQQMFDSKNMMAACDPRHGRYLTVAAIFRGRMSMKEVDEQMLNVQNKNSSYFVEWIPNNVKTAVCDIPPRGLKMSATFIGNSTAIQELFKRISEQFTAMFRRKAFLHWYTGEGMDEMEFTEAESNMNDLVSEYQQYQDATADEQGEFEEEGEEDEA